One segment of Marvinbryantia formatexigens DSM 14469 DNA contains the following:
- a CDS encoding alpha/beta hydrolase: MKKKFWLKLLLILVVLAAAVLLFAGNYLVDFAIVREENVEKDVAPPAEISDEAGNIMAENLAAINAQKEEWLAETAVEEVSITSEDGLLLKGDLFSGDEDSHRWLLAIHGYTGQRSDMQNIASFYGVQGYHVLTPDMRAHGESEGKYIGMGWLDRKDVLQWIDFILERDSQAEIILHGVSMGGATVMMVSGEELPENVKGIVEDCGYTSVWDIFADELAYLFHLPTFPVMDAANLVANIRAGYDFKEASAVKQVEKSSVPTVFIHGSEDNFVHTEMVYEVYEACTAPKELLVVEGAGHGQAYQMDPELYFSTVFDFLDRECF, translated from the coding sequence ATGAAGAAAAAATTTTGGTTGAAACTGCTGCTGATTCTGGTGGTATTAGCGGCAGCGGTACTGTTGTTTGCCGGAAATTATCTGGTGGATTTTGCGATTGTGCGCGAGGAGAATGTGGAAAAAGATGTTGCGCCGCCCGCAGAGATTTCGGATGAGGCGGGAAATATCATGGCGGAAAATCTTGCCGCGATAAATGCGCAGAAGGAGGAGTGGCTGGCGGAAACGGCTGTGGAGGAGGTGTCGATTACATCGGAGGACGGTCTTTTGCTGAAAGGGGATTTGTTTTCCGGGGATGAGGACAGTCATCGGTGGCTGCTTGCGATTCACGGCTACACGGGGCAGCGGTCGGATATGCAGAATATAGCCAGCTTCTACGGCGTACAGGGCTATCATGTGCTGACGCCCGATATGCGCGCTCATGGAGAGAGCGAGGGAAAATATATTGGTATGGGCTGGCTGGACCGGAAGGACGTCCTGCAGTGGATTGATTTTATTCTTGAGAGGGATTCGCAGGCGGAAATTATTCTGCACGGCGTGTCGATGGGCGGCGCGACGGTGATGATGGTCTCCGGCGAGGAGCTTCCAGAGAATGTGAAGGGAATCGTGGAGGACTGCGGTTATACCTCGGTGTGGGATATTTTTGCGGATGAGCTGGCGTATCTGTTCCATCTGCCCACATTCCCGGTTATGGATGCAGCGAATCTGGTAGCCAATATCCGGGCAGGCTATGATTTTAAAGAGGCGTCCGCGGTGAAGCAGGTGGAAAAAAGCAGTGTGCCGACAGTATTTATACACGGCTCTGAGGATAACTTTGTACATACAGAAATGGTCTATGAGGTGTATGAGGCGTGCACGGCGCCGAAGGAGCTGCTGGTTGTGGAGGGCGCCGGACACGGGCAGGCATATCAGATGGATCCGGAGCTGTATTTTTCAACTGTATTTGATTTCCTGGACAGAGAGTGCTTCTGA
- a CDS encoding metallophosphoesterase, whose amino-acid sequence MRYYIADSHFFHGTLNTKMDNRGFANADEMNAYMLKRWNDKVRKNDDVIILGDLSWGKAEETNELLEQLNGRLHLIQGNHDRFLKNKKYNADRFVWIKPYEELHDSKRKVVLCHYPIMCYNGQYRVDSKGNPLVYMLHGHVHDTIDQRLLEQFGDITQNTVREVQDGSVRAIPCNMINCFCMYSDYTPLTLDEWIACDRARRAQRRPT is encoded by the coding sequence ATGAGATATTATATTGCGGATTCCCACTTTTTTCACGGGACTCTGAATACGAAGATGGATAACCGCGGCTTTGCCAATGCGGACGAAATGAACGCGTATATGCTGAAGCGGTGGAATGACAAAGTGCGGAAAAACGATGATGTCATCATTCTGGGCGACCTGTCCTGGGGAAAAGCAGAGGAGACGAACGAACTGCTGGAGCAGCTTAACGGGCGTCTGCATCTCATCCAAGGCAATCATGACCGGTTTCTGAAAAACAAAAAATACAACGCCGACCGGTTTGTGTGGATTAAGCCTTACGAGGAGCTACATGACAGCAAACGGAAGGTGGTGCTCTGCCACTATCCCATCATGTGCTACAACGGGCAATACCGCGTGGATTCCAAAGGGAATCCGCTGGTGTATATGCTGCACGGGCATGTGCACGATACGATAGATCAGCGGCTGCTGGAGCAGTTTGGCGATATCACACAAAATACTGTGCGCGAGGTGCAGGACGGCAGCGTCCGCGCAATTCCCTGCAACATGATAAATTGTTTCTGTATGTACTCTGATTACACGCCGCTCACACTCGA